Proteins encoded in a region of the Photobacterium angustum genome:
- the tldD gene encoding metalloprotease TldD, with protein sequence MTLNTVENTMLDQSGLGRDELHNILGLIAARDVDYADIYFQSCWHESLVLEDSIIKDGSFNIDRGVGVRAVAGEKTGFAYSDQINPLALTQSAKAARGIVRQGGSGKVQTFSPLTPSGIYAPINPLGSLDKFQKIALLEEIDRYIRTKEPLVTEVSVSINGVYEEVLVAALDGTYAADIRPLVRLSISVLVEKGDKRERGSAGGGGRYGYEMFLTETDGKSQALYFADEAIRQALINLEAEAAPAGTMPVVLGAGWPGVLLHEAVGHGLEGDFNRKGSSMFSGQLGEQVTSPLCTIVDDGTLVDRRGSINIDDEGTPSQYNVLVEGGKLKGYMQDKLNARLMGVAPTGNGRRESYAHLPMPRMTNTYMLPGEHTPEEIISSVKKGIYAPNFGGGQVDITSGKFVFSASEAYLIENGKITRPIKGATLIGSGIEAMQQVSMVGNDLDIDRGVGVCGKAGQSVPVGVGQPTLKIDSMTVGGTE encoded by the coding sequence ATGACCCTTAACACCGTAGAAAATACCATGCTAGACCAATCAGGTCTTGGCCGTGATGAACTGCATAATATCCTTGGGCTAATTGCAGCAAGAGATGTGGATTATGCCGATATTTATTTCCAATCTTGCTGGCATGAGTCATTAGTACTGGAAGACAGTATTATTAAAGATGGTTCGTTTAATATCGATCGCGGTGTAGGTGTACGTGCGGTTGCTGGCGAAAAAACAGGTTTTGCATATTCTGATCAAATAAACCCATTGGCATTAACGCAAAGTGCCAAAGCGGCACGTGGTATTGTGCGCCAAGGGGGAAGTGGCAAAGTACAAACTTTCAGCCCACTAACACCATCGGGTATTTATGCCCCTATTAATCCATTAGGCAGTCTTGATAAATTTCAAAAAATTGCATTATTGGAAGAGATTGACCGTTATATTCGGACTAAAGAGCCATTAGTCACTGAAGTGTCTGTTAGCATCAATGGTGTCTATGAAGAGGTGTTAGTTGCCGCGCTTGATGGCACTTATGCGGCAGACATTCGCCCGCTTGTTCGTTTATCTATCAGTGTTCTGGTTGAAAAAGGCGACAAACGTGAGCGTGGTAGTGCGGGTGGCGGTGGTCGTTACGGCTATGAAATGTTCTTAACTGAAACCGATGGTAAAAGCCAAGCATTGTATTTTGCTGATGAAGCTATCCGCCAAGCATTGATTAACCTAGAAGCAGAGGCAGCCCCTGCAGGTACTATGCCTGTGGTTTTGGGAGCAGGTTGGCCTGGCGTATTATTACACGAAGCTGTTGGTCATGGACTTGAAGGTGACTTTAACCGTAAAGGTTCATCGATGTTCTCCGGTCAACTCGGTGAGCAAGTCACATCACCGTTATGTACCATTGTTGATGACGGTACACTGGTTGATCGTCGAGGCTCTATTAACATTGATGATGAGGGCACACCATCGCAATACAATGTGCTGGTGGAAGGCGGTAAGTTAAAAGGCTACATGCAAGATAAGCTTAACGCACGTCTAATGGGCGTAGCGCCTACCGGTAATGGTCGTCGTGAGTCATATGCGCATTTACCTATGCCTCGCATGACAAACACTTACATGCTGCCTGGTGAGCATACACCGGAAGAAATTATTTCCAGCGTGAAGAAGGGTATCTACGCCCCTAACTTCGGTGGTGGTCAGGTCGATATCACATCGGGTAAATTTGTATTCTCTGCATCAGAAGCTTACTTAATTGAAAATGGTAAGATCACTCGTCCAATTAAAGGTGCGACTTTAATTGGTAGCGGTATTGAAGCGATGCAGCAAGTTTCTATGGTTGGTAATGACTTAGATATCGACCGTGGTGTGGGTGTGTGTGGTAAAGCGGGACAAAGCGTACCTGTTGGTGTTGGTCAGCCAACCCTGAAAATTGATTCAATGACAGTAGGCGGTACTGAGTAA
- a CDS encoding carbon-nitrogen hydrolase family protein codes for MAKIGLVQMNSGADPEHNLTKLKKKVKGLQLQGAKLVVTPENTLVFGSKADYQKWAEPLNDGPFQKELSALTEKLGIWLLLGSMPILQPDGSITSTSLLYNDKGQLQEHYNKLHMFDVDVADKHRSYRESDTFKAGDELKVVETPYGNIGMSICYDVRFPLQYSALRAQGADIIVVPAAFTKLTGKAHWEVLLRARAIETQCWVIAAAQWGEHNEGRETWGHSMIIDPWGQIVACQQQGTGVLTANIDLQLSEKIRANMPVAEHTKFCVQPR; via the coding sequence ATGGCGAAGATTGGTTTAGTACAAATGAATTCGGGAGCCGATCCTGAACATAATCTCACTAAATTAAAAAAGAAAGTGAAAGGGCTTCAGCTACAAGGGGCTAAATTGGTTGTTACTCCTGAAAATACTTTAGTTTTTGGTAGTAAAGCAGATTACCAGAAATGGGCTGAACCACTCAATGATGGCCCATTTCAAAAAGAATTATCAGCATTAACTGAAAAGTTAGGTATTTGGCTTTTACTGGGTTCAATGCCTATCTTGCAACCTGATGGTTCAATCACATCAACCAGCTTGTTATATAACGATAAAGGTCAACTCCAAGAACATTATAATAAATTACATATGTTCGATGTCGATGTTGCTGATAAACACCGTAGCTATCGAGAGTCTGATACTTTTAAAGCGGGTGATGAGCTTAAAGTTGTAGAAACACCGTATGGCAATATCGGCATGTCGATTTGTTATGATGTAAGATTTCCGTTGCAATATAGTGCATTACGCGCACAAGGCGCTGATATTATTGTTGTGCCCGCAGCTTTTACTAAATTAACCGGTAAAGCACACTGGGAAGTATTATTACGAGCTCGTGCTATTGAAACTCAGTGTTGGGTGATTGCCGCAGCACAATGGGGCGAGCATAATGAAGGGCGAGAAACATGGGGCCACTCAATGATTATTGATCCTTGGGGGCAAATTGTTGCGTGTCAGCAGCAAGGCACCGGTGTTCTGACTGCCAATATTGATTTACAATTATCTGAGAAGATCCGCGCCAACATGCCTGTTGCTGAACATACCAAATTTTGTGTTCAACCGCGCTAA
- a CDS encoding YhdP family protein, translating into MVIKTLRGVLWIVVIVAVTLAILISTIRFSLPHLDHYRQPIAQWLSQQTHTKISVENIDGRWLLSGPEIKFNQLSVAENNHSAPLVKVGQAEIYLDFWQSVMTFRPVFKHVQIEQFDLDITQLPRSASKPSSDISFAKRLEQFFFTRINNVTLKNATVTVPSPSGKALHLAVTQLNWRNEGGHHFAEGSVGLINSQLGQVDIKADITEQGGLSSLNGTLYLKGKNISVTPWLNKKFTGVADISDSKLSMQAWLSLDQGTISSAMIQLAKSHIDWTTQHKSHQIIINGGVVALNPTFDKQQRVWRIDTEKFDITTDKISWPKFDVAAQFSLNKQWHPVNWKAALTNIKLDRLLPLRSFLPKSNSITEAITELQPTGLVTKIRVAGEQDKPIHFSLNLDDLAFKQWQLLPGINKLNARIAGDTTQGTVNIRVDDDALPYGKVFPKPLKINDATIDAYWKHDNQGTSLWSDKLSVATPDLNAKGQFRLDFYQKAPAWLAFYGEVSVKDAGQTWRYLPRPALGNKLTHYLATAIKGGTVKDAELLWFGPLNTFPYPNHDGVFEVKVPLKKAKFQFDPDWPLLTDLNLNLGFKNDRMTLDASYVKTLSAVGSNVVGGAKLSPDGHLKLALDLAASGKDVTEYMLKTPLADSVGSALQTVRVNGPVTAKLTLDIPFDGSDVDAKGQVFFKNNRIDLQTPPLIIDNTYGSLTFDNEKIRAEGLSGKLFEQPVGLGFTGNSVESNHYRVNVNVAGDWQVARLQPYAPAQLLNHLSGSSDWKTDVQVDLEGDDFTYKVKSLIPLTHIKSDLPYPLSYQPKPNQSQFMTVNVDGNAQTFNGQLQLPDAAYQVRVNLIDGKPQLAASDLMIGKKEIEPTLGIGHVVNIDTKAFNVDPWIALANKWQQSNTNKSHGNEGIVWPIPNKIEAKVKQLTLGGLVWNDVNLHIKHGHQWSAKLESRQAEGYITWDQKNTVNAIFKSLHLNFPQLDKKSVTQQQADVTKKAPPLLSPIVTALDRKVMAAIPAIKLTVSDAWLQGYRLGQVNAVLEKSSNQLTLKTFNINAGNIKLDADGHWYFKDNRNHSALSFMVKGDNSSDFLNRFGIEGGVQNASFDTSISASWQGSPWAMDRRTLNGNVKTDIGKGLVSGAFGAGRLLGLFSLDSIIRKMQLDFSGVFDKGLAFNYIKGTGTIKQGTFYSNNIKMQALAGDMYIKGKVDLVNEKVDANVKFIPDFTSGLPVLTAFAVAPQTALYVLAISTVLSPVLDVITQVNYQVTGPIQSPDVTERSRLSGEYTVPDK; encoded by the coding sequence ATGGTGATAAAAACCTTACGTGGTGTATTGTGGATAGTGGTTATTGTTGCAGTAACATTGGCTATTTTGATCAGCACTATCCGCTTTTCTCTTCCTCACCTTGACCATTATCGTCAGCCAATAGCACAATGGCTTTCTCAGCAAACACATACGAAAATATCGGTAGAAAATATTGATGGACGCTGGCTACTATCGGGCCCCGAAATAAAATTTAATCAACTATCGGTGGCTGAGAATAATCATTCAGCCCCATTAGTTAAGGTTGGACAAGCCGAGATCTATTTAGATTTCTGGCAGTCGGTGATGACATTTAGACCCGTCTTTAAACATGTCCAGATTGAGCAATTCGATTTAGATATTACACAACTCCCACGTAGTGCTTCAAAACCCTCTTCTGATATTTCTTTTGCTAAACGGTTAGAACAGTTTTTTTTCACGCGTATTAATAATGTCACATTAAAAAACGCGACGGTCACCGTACCTTCTCCTTCTGGTAAAGCACTACATTTAGCCGTTACACAACTTAACTGGCGAAATGAGGGAGGGCATCATTTTGCTGAAGGTTCTGTTGGATTGATTAATAGTCAATTAGGTCAAGTTGACATAAAAGCAGATATTACCGAACAAGGTGGTTTGTCTAGTCTTAATGGAACGCTATATCTCAAAGGAAAAAATATTTCGGTCACACCGTGGCTAAATAAAAAATTTACTGGTGTTGCTGATATTTCAGACAGTAAATTGAGTATGCAAGCGTGGTTATCGTTAGATCAAGGCACGATAAGTTCAGCGATGATCCAACTTGCCAAAAGTCATATTGATTGGACGACTCAACATAAATCCCACCAAATTATTATTAATGGTGGTGTTGTTGCGCTAAATCCTACCTTTGATAAGCAGCAACGAGTATGGCGTATTGATACTGAGAAATTTGATATTACTACCGATAAGATATCGTGGCCTAAATTTGATGTCGCAGCGCAATTTTCACTTAATAAGCAATGGCATCCTGTAAATTGGAAAGCGGCACTGACCAATATCAAATTAGATCGATTACTACCATTGCGATCTTTTTTACCCAAGTCTAACAGCATTACGGAAGCTATCACCGAGTTACAGCCGACAGGACTGGTGACAAAAATTCGGGTTGCAGGTGAGCAAGATAAGCCGATTCATTTTTCATTAAATCTGGATGATTTAGCGTTTAAGCAGTGGCAGTTATTACCTGGTATTAATAAGTTAAATGCGCGTATTGCTGGTGATACAACACAAGGTACAGTGAACATTCGAGTCGATGATGATGCTCTGCCTTATGGTAAGGTTTTTCCTAAACCATTAAAGATCAATGACGCGACGATTGATGCGTATTGGAAACATGATAATCAAGGCACCAGTTTATGGAGCGATAAATTGAGTGTTGCCACTCCAGATCTCAATGCAAAAGGGCAATTTAGACTCGATTTTTATCAAAAAGCGCCAGCATGGTTGGCTTTTTATGGTGAAGTGTCTGTTAAAGATGCAGGGCAAACATGGCGTTATTTACCTCGCCCAGCGCTTGGTAATAAATTAACCCATTATCTAGCTACCGCTATAAAAGGCGGTACGGTGAAAGATGCTGAGCTACTGTGGTTTGGTCCTTTAAACACATTCCCTTATCCTAATCATGATGGTGTCTTTGAAGTTAAGGTCCCACTGAAAAAAGCAAAATTCCAGTTTGATCCTGATTGGCCATTGTTAACTGATCTCAATCTTAATTTAGGCTTTAAAAATGATCGCATGACGCTCGATGCCAGTTATGTAAAAACGCTATCAGCAGTCGGTTCTAATGTGGTTGGTGGTGCAAAATTATCCCCTGATGGACATTTGAAACTAGCACTTGATCTTGCTGCTAGCGGCAAAGATGTCACAGAGTACATGCTTAAAACGCCATTAGCTGATTCTGTGGGGAGCGCATTACAAACGGTGAGGGTGAATGGGCCTGTTACTGCTAAATTAACACTTGATATTCCTTTTGACGGCAGTGATGTGGATGCGAAAGGTCAGGTATTTTTTAAAAATAATCGTATCGATTTACAAACACCACCTCTGATTATTGATAATACTTACGGTAGTTTAACCTTTGATAATGAAAAAATTAGGGCCGAAGGCTTAAGCGGCAAGCTATTTGAACAACCGGTAGGACTTGGATTTACGGGTAATAGTGTTGAAAGCAATCACTACCGAGTGAATGTTAATGTGGCTGGCGATTGGCAAGTCGCTCGTTTACAACCTTATGCTCCTGCTCAATTATTAAATCACTTATCCGGTAGCAGTGATTGGAAAACAGATGTTCAGGTGGATTTAGAAGGTGACGATTTTACTTACAAAGTAAAAAGCTTAATACCTCTTACCCATATAAAGAGTGATTTACCCTATCCGTTATCTTATCAACCTAAGCCTAATCAATCGCAGTTTATGACGGTGAATGTTGATGGCAATGCACAAACTTTTAATGGGCAACTTCAGTTACCAGATGCGGCTTACCAAGTACGTGTGAACCTTATTGATGGAAAACCACAATTAGCAGCCAGTGATTTGATGATTGGTAAAAAAGAAATTGAGCCAACATTAGGTATTGGACATGTGGTGAATATTGATACTAAGGCATTCAATGTTGATCCGTGGATTGCTCTTGCGAATAAGTGGCAACAATCAAACACCAATAAAAGCCATGGTAATGAGGGGATTGTATGGCCGATCCCAAATAAGATAGAGGCAAAAGTTAAGCAGTTAACCTTGGGCGGGTTAGTGTGGAATGATGTTAATTTGCATATCAAACATGGTCATCAGTGGTCCGCGAAATTAGAGAGCCGACAAGCTGAAGGCTATATTACTTGGGATCAGAAAAATACGGTGAATGCGATCTTTAAATCCCTTCATCTTAACTTTCCACAATTAGATAAAAAGTCAGTTACTCAGCAGCAAGCTGATGTTACTAAAAAAGCGCCTCCTTTATTATCTCCGATAGTCACAGCGCTAGATCGTAAGGTAATGGCTGCGATCCCTGCGATTAAACTTACGGTATCGGATGCATGGCTACAGGGTTATCGATTAGGACAAGTCAATGCTGTACTTGAGAAATCCTCAAATCAATTAACATTGAAAACGTTCAATATTAATGCAGGTAATATCAAGTTAGATGCTGATGGACATTGGTATTTTAAAGATAATCGTAATCATTCGGCGTTAAGTTTCATGGTGAAAGGTGACAATAGCTCTGATTTTTTAAATCGCTTTGGTATTGAAGGTGGCGTGCAAAATGCATCGTTTGATACGAGCATCTCTGCGTCATGGCAAGGTTCACCTTGGGCAATGGATCGCCGAACATTAAATGGCAATGTGAAAACAGATATTGGTAAAGGGCTGGTCAGTGGTGCATTTGGCGCAGGGAGATTACTTGGCCTGTTTAGTTTAGATTCTATTATTCGAAAAATGCAGCTCGATTTCTCTGGGGTATTTGATAAAGGCTTGGCATTTAACTATATCAAAGGGACAGGAACAATTAAGCAAGGCACCTTTTATAGTAACAATATTAAGATGCAAGCATTAGCAGGTGATATGTACATTAAAGGTAAGGTTGATCTGGTGAATGAAAAGGTTGATGCAAATGTGAAGTTTATTCCTGACTTTACCTCGGGCTTACCTGTTTTAACCGCTTTTGCTGTTGCGCCACAAACAGCGTTATATGTGTTAGCTATTTCAACGGTGTTATCGCCAGTGTTAGATGTGATCACCCAAGTCAATTACCAAGTAACAGGCCCGATTCAATCGCCAGATGTTACTGAGCGTTCACGTTTATCGGGCGAATATACCGTACCTGATAAGTAA
- the rng gene encoding ribonuclease G, with protein sequence MSTELLINVTPSETRVAMIEHGVLQEIHIERESKRGIVGNIYKGRVSRVLPGMQAAFVDIGLDKAAFLHASDIVPHTECVAENEKKQFQVRDISELVRQGQDIVVQVVKDPLGTKGARLTTDITLPSRYLVFMPGASHVGVSQRIESEKERDRLKKAVLQHCDDLGGFIIRTAAEGANTDEVAQDAAFLKHLWRKVLERRAKYKPRSMLYGELGLAQRILRDFVGTEIDNIKVDSRQAFDKLKEFTDEFVPEVTDNIEYYSGQQPIFDLYDTESEIQRSLDRKVEMKSGGYLIIDQTEAMTTVDINTGAFVGRRNLDETIFNTNIEATKAIARQLRLRNLGGIIIIDFIDMISDEHQQRVLQALEQALSYDRVKTNINGFTQLGLVEMTRKRTRESIEHVLCGTCPSCDGRGTVKTVESVCYEVLREITRVNRAYDADRFIVYVSSAVGEALMGDESHALAELEVFIGKQVKIKPEPLYNQEQFDVVMM encoded by the coding sequence ATGAGCACTGAGCTGCTGATCAATGTGACGCCGAGTGAAACCCGTGTCGCAATGATTGAACATGGCGTATTGCAAGAGATCCACATTGAACGTGAATCGAAACGCGGTATCGTCGGAAATATTTACAAAGGGCGAGTAAGTCGCGTACTTCCTGGTATGCAGGCTGCATTTGTCGATATTGGGTTAGATAAAGCTGCATTTTTACATGCTTCAGATATTGTTCCCCACACTGAATGCGTGGCTGAAAATGAGAAAAAACAATTTCAGGTGCGCGACATTTCAGAGCTTGTTCGTCAAGGGCAAGACATTGTCGTACAGGTGGTGAAAGATCCTCTGGGAACTAAAGGTGCGCGTTTAACGACTGATATTACCTTACCGTCTCGCTACCTTGTTTTTATGCCGGGAGCAAGCCATGTTGGTGTGTCTCAGCGGATTGAAAGTGAGAAAGAGCGTGACCGTTTGAAAAAAGCGGTTTTACAGCATTGTGATGATTTAGGTGGCTTTATTATTCGAACGGCTGCAGAAGGAGCGAATACTGATGAAGTCGCTCAAGATGCCGCTTTTTTAAAGCACTTATGGCGTAAAGTATTAGAGCGTCGTGCTAAGTATAAGCCACGTTCGATGCTGTATGGCGAGCTAGGACTTGCGCAACGTATCTTACGTGATTTTGTTGGTACTGAAATTGATAACATCAAAGTCGACTCGCGCCAAGCGTTTGATAAATTAAAAGAATTTACAGATGAGTTTGTACCTGAAGTAACAGATAATATTGAATATTATTCAGGCCAGCAGCCTATCTTTGATCTCTATGATACTGAGTCTGAAATTCAACGTTCCTTAGATCGTAAAGTTGAAATGAAGTCTGGCGGGTATTTGATCATAGATCAAACAGAAGCGATGACCACGGTTGATATTAATACCGGTGCGTTTGTTGGGCGAAGAAATCTCGACGAGACTATTTTTAATACCAATATTGAAGCAACGAAAGCGATCGCACGCCAATTACGTTTACGTAATTTAGGCGGCATTATCATTATTGACTTTATCGATATGATTTCAGATGAACACCAACAACGCGTTTTACAAGCACTTGAGCAAGCACTTTCTTATGATCGAGTGAAAACCAATATTAATGGCTTTACGCAATTAGGCTTGGTTGAAATGACGCGTAAGCGTACTCGTGAAAGTATTGAACATGTGTTGTGTGGCACGTGTCCATCTTGTGATGGTCGTGGTACGGTGAAAACAGTTGAAAGTGTTTGTTATGAGGTGTTGCGAGAAATAACCCGAGTCAATCGTGCTTACGATGCTGATCGATTTATCGTGTATGTTTCATCCGCGGTGGGTGAGGCTCTTATGGGTGATGAATCGCATGCATTAGCTGAGCTTGAGGTCTTTATTGGTAAACAAGTAAAAATAAAGCCAGAGCCGCTGTATAACCAAGAGCAGTTTGATGTGGTAATGATGTAA
- a CDS encoding Maf family protein yields MAAIQLYLASGSPRRMELLNQLGYQFERVVVDVEECHQAGESPENYVQRLSRDKALAGVKAAPADLPVLGSDTIVVADQQILEKPVDFNDAARMLKMLSGRQHQVMTAVTVATKERIETKLVITQVWFKPLSDNEIKKYWQSGEPQDKAGSYGIQGLGGKFVERIDGSFYAVMGLPLVETDILLQDFLKL; encoded by the coding sequence ATGGCTGCAATTCAATTATATCTTGCTTCAGGTTCGCCTCGTCGAATGGAGTTATTAAATCAGTTAGGCTATCAGTTTGAACGTGTTGTGGTAGATGTTGAAGAGTGCCACCAAGCAGGCGAAAGCCCTGAAAATTATGTTCAGCGTTTATCGCGCGATAAAGCTTTAGCTGGAGTAAAAGCAGCGCCGGCTGATTTACCTGTTTTAGGATCTGACACAATTGTTGTGGCTGATCAGCAAATATTAGAAAAACCTGTCGATTTTAATGATGCAGCGCGTATGCTGAAAATGCTGTCTGGTCGTCAACATCAAGTGATGACCGCAGTGACAGTCGCAACGAAAGAAAGGATTGAAACTAAGCTAGTGATCACGCAAGTGTGGTTTAAGCCTTTGTCAGATAACGAAATCAAAAAATATTGGCAAAGTGGAGAGCCACAAGATAAAGCGGGCAGTTATGGCATTCAAGGCTTAGGTGGCAAATTCGTTGAACGCATCGATGGCAGTTTTTATGCAGTGATGGGGTTACCGCTAGTGGAAACCGACATCCTGTTACAAGATTTTTTAAAGTTATAA
- the mreD gene encoding rod shape-determining protein MreD, with translation MPTSQAHGRIWIWLSFVFALVLQAAPWPGMLEPFRPSWVLLVTCYWVLALPHRVNVGSALIIGLLWDLILGSTLGVRGLMMSVIAYIVALNFRVLRNLSLGQQAIVFALLSLAGKLIEYWAEYLVSNVTFEPQQLWAVVLNFILWPWLFLLLRRIRRKFSIR, from the coding sequence ATGCCAACTAGCCAAGCACATGGCCGAATTTGGATTTGGTTGTCATTCGTTTTTGCTCTGGTGCTGCAAGCAGCTCCTTGGCCCGGAATGTTGGAACCGTTTAGACCTTCATGGGTTTTATTGGTTACTTGTTATTGGGTATTAGCCTTACCACATCGTGTTAACGTGGGAAGTGCTTTGATTATCGGCTTATTGTGGGATTTAATTTTAGGTTCTACATTAGGTGTCCGTGGCTTAATGATGTCGGTGATTGCTTACATTGTTGCTTTAAATTTTAGAGTGCTTCGTAACCTGTCATTAGGACAACAAGCGATTGTATTCGCGCTGTTATCATTAGCCGGTAAGCTTATTGAATATTGGGCTGAATACTTAGTCTCTAATGTGACTTTTGAGCCACAACAATTATGGGCTGTCGTATTAAACTTTATATTATGGCCATGGTTGTTCTTATTATTACGGCGTATACGTCGTAAGTTTTCGATTCGTTAA
- the mreC gene encoding rod shape-determining protein MreC gives MKPIFGRGPSLQLRLFLAILLSASLMLADSRLDAFANVRYFLNSAIAPLQYAANLPRELLDGLNGQMSSHQQLLVENKALKRDLLVMKSNVLLLDQLQQENQRLRNLLGSPFVRGERKMIAEVMAVDSDPYSHQVMIDKGRVDGVYEGQPVINDKGIVGQISYVGAHNSRVLLLIDPTNAIPVQVVRNDIRVIATGTGKSNEIQLEHVPSSTDIRVGDLLVSSGLGGRYPEGYPVARVTEFSFDNKRPFAQIIAKPTVQFDRLRYLLLVWPTDRMKAAETSATKSIAPSSAVSTISPAVAVPANGVKPTAPIENKKPSNEVNNAN, from the coding sequence ATGAAACCTATCTTTGGCAGAGGTCCTTCTCTGCAATTACGCCTGTTTCTTGCCATATTACTATCGGCTAGCCTTATGCTAGCCGATAGTCGTCTTGATGCTTTTGCCAATGTTCGTTATTTTTTGAACTCAGCAATCGCTCCGCTTCAGTATGCGGCTAATTTACCGCGTGAATTACTTGATGGCCTGAATGGTCAAATGAGTTCTCATCAGCAATTATTAGTTGAGAATAAAGCGTTGAAGCGTGATTTGTTGGTGATGAAAAGTAATGTTTTATTGCTTGATCAATTACAGCAAGAAAATCAGCGTTTAAGAAATTTATTAGGTTCACCGTTTGTTCGTGGTGAGCGTAAGATGATCGCCGAAGTGATGGCTGTCGACTCTGATCCTTATAGTCATCAAGTGATGATTGATAAAGGACGTGTTGATGGAGTGTATGAAGGCCAGCCTGTTATTAATGATAAAGGTATTGTTGGACAGATCTCCTATGTTGGCGCGCATAATAGTCGTGTTCTATTACTGATCGATCCGACGAATGCTATTCCAGTACAGGTTGTGCGTAACGACATCCGAGTTATTGCAACAGGGACTGGAAAAAGTAATGAAATTCAACTTGAGCATGTCCCAAGCAGCACGGATATTCGTGTAGGTGATTTATTGGTGAGCTCTGGGCTCGGTGGTCGTTATCCTGAAGGATATCCGGTTGCACGTGTAACTGAGTTCTCTTTTGACAATAAACGCCCATTTGCACAAATTATCGCTAAACCAACCGTGCAATTTGACCGATTACGTTACTTATTATTAGTCTGGCCAACCGATAGAATGAAAGCGGCAGAAACGTCAGCAACAAAATCGATTGCGCCTTCAAGTGCGGTTTCAACCATTTCTCCTGCAGTTGCTGTACCAGCAAATGGTGTAAAACCAACAGCACCTATTGAGAACAAAAAGCCGAGCAATGAGGTGAATAATGCCAACTAG
- a CDS encoding rod shape-determining protein yields MFKKLRGMFSNDLSIDLGTANTLIYVKGQGIVLDEPSVVAIRQDRAGATKSVAAVGHDAKLMLGRTPGNIAAIRPMKDGVIADFYVTEKMLQHFIKQVHDNSILRPSPRVLVAVPCGSTQVERRAIRESAQGAGAREVYLIDEPMAAAIGAGMPVSEATGSMVIDIGGGTTEVAVISLNGVVYSSSVRIGGDRFDEAVINYVRRNYGSLIGEATAERIKHEIGSAYPGDEVREIEVRGRNLAEGVPRSFTLNSNEILEALQEPLTGIVSAVMVALEQCPPELASDISERGMVLTGGGALLRDLDRLLTEETGIPVVVAEDPLTCVARGGGKALEMIDMHGGDLFSEE; encoded by the coding sequence ATGTTTAAAAAACTTCGTGGCATGTTTTCTAATGACCTGTCTATTGACTTGGGTACTGCCAACACCCTTATTTATGTCAAAGGACAGGGCATCGTTCTAGATGAACCCTCCGTGGTTGCAATCCGTCAAGACCGTGCAGGCGCAACAAAAAGTGTTGCTGCGGTAGGTCATGACGCAAAATTAATGCTTGGTCGTACACCAGGTAATATTGCTGCTATCCGCCCAATGAAAGACGGTGTAATTGCTGATTTCTATGTGACTGAAAAAATGTTGCAGCATTTTATTAAGCAAGTACATGACAACAGTATTCTTCGCCCAAGTCCTCGTGTATTAGTTGCGGTTCCTTGTGGCTCTACTCAAGTTGAACGTCGTGCAATCCGTGAATCAGCACAAGGTGCTGGTGCTCGTGAAGTTTACTTAATCGATGAGCCAATGGCGGCTGCTATCGGTGCTGGTATGCCAGTGTCTGAAGCTACAGGTTCTATGGTGATCGATATTGGTGGTGGTACAACAGAAGTTGCAGTGATCTCACTTAACGGTGTGGTTTACTCATCATCGGTTCGTATTGGTGGTGACCGTTTTGACGAAGCCGTTATCAACTACGTACGTCGTAACTACGGTAGTCTTATTGGTGAAGCAACCGCTGAGCGCATTAAGCATGAAATCGGTTCAGCGTACCCAGGTGATGAAGTACGTGAAATTGAAGTGCGTGGTCGTAACCTTGCAGAAGGTGTACCGCGTAGCTTTACGTTAAATTCAAATGAAATCCTAGAAGCATTACAAGAACCTCTAACAGGTATTGTGTCTGCAGTAATGGTTGCACTAGAACAGTGTCCGCCAGAGCTTGCATCTGATATTTCAGAGCGTGGTATGGTACTGACGGGTGGTGGTGCACTACTTCGTGATTTAGACCGTCTACTAACAGAAGAAACAGGTATTCCTGTGGTTGTTGCTGAAGACCCACTAACATGTGTGGCTCGTGGCGGCGGTAAAGCGTTAGAAATGATTGATATGCACGGTGGCGATCTCTTCAGCGAAGAGTAA